A window from Shewanella livingstonensis encodes these proteins:
- a CDS encoding VOC family protein produces the protein MKQSIVHIALVVNDYDEAIDFYVNKLKFDLIEDTYQAEQDKRWVVVSPPGSNGVSLLLARASKPEQHDFIGNQTGGRVFLFLNTDDFWRDYNRMQLDGIKFVRPPQEQDYGTVAVFEDLYGNLWDLLQLNDKQPIPSKESI, from the coding sequence ATGAAACAGTCTATAGTTCACATCGCGCTAGTGGTGAATGATTACGATGAGGCCATTGATTTTTATGTTAATAAATTGAAGTTTGATTTAATTGAAGATACCTATCAAGCAGAACAGGACAAACGCTGGGTTGTGGTGTCGCCTCCAGGGTCAAACGGAGTGTCGTTGCTGTTAGCTCGTGCATCTAAACCAGAGCAGCATGATTTTATTGGTAACCAAACTGGTGGACGGGTTTTTCTTTTTTTGAATACCGACGATTTTTGGCGCGACTATAACCGCATGCAACTTGATGGGATTAAGTTTGTGCGTCCGCCTCAAGAGCAAGACTACGGCACTGTGGCGGTATTTGAAGATCTGTACGGCAATCTTTGGGACTTACTGCAGTTAAACGATAAACAGCCAATACCAAGTAAAGAATCAATATAG
- a CDS encoding DUF1499 domain-containing protein, translating to MQKRNIGNIALIVAIVAVAIAALMVFGSSLGLWDPIVGFMASRNYNNLLGYLVLVVAVLALGTSFTIKQDSSAKGKGILTSTIALLLGLAVLSPSIMALVIKPVKYPPIHDITTNTQSLPQFEFLTDSRIGAKNSLVYGGEEIATQQLQAFPNIQPIATDLSVEAAYQKALTVAKTMGWSIVAQDPKALRFESTATTPFFNFADDVVIVVSALEQGSRIDLRSVSRIGIGDAGVNAKRIQEFSQRFSE from the coding sequence ATGCAAAAACGTAATATAGGCAATATCGCATTGATCGTTGCCATCGTCGCCGTCGCGATTGCTGCTTTGATGGTGTTTGGCTCGTCATTGGGATTGTGGGACCCTATTGTTGGCTTTATGGCCAGCCGTAATTACAATAACCTGTTAGGTTATTTAGTGTTGGTTGTTGCAGTATTGGCATTAGGTACCAGCTTTACCATTAAGCAAGACAGTAGCGCTAAAGGAAAAGGCATATTAACCTCTACAATAGCGTTATTACTGGGTTTGGCTGTATTGTCGCCAAGCATTATGGCATTGGTTATCAAACCAGTGAAATACCCACCTATTCACGATATTACTACCAATACTCAATCACTACCGCAGTTTGAGTTTTTAACTGACAGCAGAATTGGCGCTAAAAATAGTTTGGTTTATGGCGGAGAAGAAATTGCCACGCAGCAACTGCAAGCTTTCCCTAATATTCAGCCTATTGCGACAGACTTATCGGTAGAAGCGGCTTATCAAAAAGCATTAACGGTTGCAAAAACCATGGGTTGGAGCATTGTGGCTCAAGACCCAAAAGCACTGCGCTTTGAAAGTACGGCTACAACGCCTTTTTTCAATTTTGCTGATGATGTCGTTATTGTTGTGTCTGCACTAGAGCAGGGCAGTCGTATTGATTTACGCAGCGTGTCGCGGATTGGCATTGGCGATGCGGGAGTGAATGCAAAGCGTATTCAAGAATTTAGTCAGCGGTTTTCTGAATAG
- the norR gene encoding nitric oxide reductase transcriptional regulator NorR, which yields MNIVPFIDIIEDLNRDLIKSERYLRLILAIQRAIPCDVVALLKLKHDHLVPVAVVGLKQEALARQFLINHHPRLQHILANPHITRFDAESTLPDPYDGLVDDGSEQLHVHDCMGSTIYIDGKAWGVLTLDAMKAGSFDSLNPTETRAYIAAVAAAINTSEHIEALEAQVERNHQVAQCMLATAGPSSIIGNSVAITDLLSEINTVATSDLSVLITGETGVGKELVAKSIHQQSRRSEQPLVQINCAALPESIVESELFGHVKGAYSGAVSDRRGRFELADGGTLFLDEVGELPLAVQAKLLRALQNGEIQRVGSDNIVVVDVRIIAATNRNLQLEVKEGRFRADLYHRLSVYPLPVPPLRDRGKDVILLAGYFLEKSQHQLGAAKLRLQQTAIDQLTQYHWPGNVRELEHLLSRAALRAISEQGRHASIISISRVHLGSEFVVNHSVVPAIAEVDIINDSNAAAALSQVLTLGLRDSTDEYQRQIIQTVLMTERGNLAAVARSLQLDRSNLIRTMRRLGLDPNAAY from the coding sequence ATGAATATTGTTCCCTTTATCGACATTATAGAAGACTTAAATCGTGACCTGATAAAATCGGAGCGTTACTTACGACTGATTTTGGCTATTCAGCGTGCTATTCCATGTGACGTGGTGGCCTTACTGAAGCTTAAGCACGATCATCTGGTGCCTGTTGCGGTGGTGGGATTAAAACAAGAAGCATTAGCGAGGCAATTTTTAATTAACCACCATCCTCGTTTACAACATATTTTAGCCAACCCGCACATTACCCGTTTTGATGCAGAATCTACTCTTCCCGATCCTTATGATGGTTTAGTCGATGACGGTAGTGAACAATTGCACGTGCATGATTGTATGGGCAGCACTATTTATATCGATGGTAAAGCGTGGGGCGTGTTAACTTTAGATGCAATGAAAGCCGGTAGCTTTGATTCGCTTAACCCAACCGAAACCCGTGCATACATTGCCGCCGTGGCTGCAGCAATTAATACCAGTGAACATATTGAAGCATTAGAAGCTCAAGTTGAACGTAATCATCAAGTGGCGCAGTGCATGTTAGCGACTGCAGGGCCGTCGAGTATTATTGGTAACAGTGTCGCAATTACCGATTTATTGTCAGAGATAAATACCGTTGCCACTAGTGACTTATCGGTATTAATTACCGGTGAAACCGGCGTAGGTAAAGAGCTGGTTGCCAAAAGTATTCATCAGCAATCACGTCGCAGTGAGCAACCGTTAGTGCAAATTAACTGTGCTGCATTGCCAGAAAGCATTGTTGAAAGTGAACTCTTTGGCCATGTAAAAGGCGCATATTCTGGTGCGGTAAGTGATCGCCGTGGCCGCTTTGAATTGGCCGATGGTGGCACGTTATTTTTAGACGAAGTGGGTGAGTTACCACTTGCCGTGCAGGCTAAGTTATTGCGTGCGCTACAAAATGGTGAAATTCAACGTGTCGGCAGCGATAACATTGTCGTGGTTGATGTCAGAATTATTGCGGCCACTAATCGTAATTTACAACTCGAGGTAAAAGAAGGTCGCTTTAGGGCCGATTTGTATCATCGTTTAAGTGTATATCCTCTCCCTGTGCCGCCATTACGTGACCGCGGAAAAGACGTTATTTTACTTGCCGGTTATTTTTTAGAAAAAAGCCAACATCAACTTGGGGCCGCTAAACTCAGGTTGCAACAAACCGCGATTGATCAGCTAACCCAATACCATTGGCCCGGTAATGTGCGCGAGTTAGAACACTTACTCAGTCGCGCTGCATTAAGGGCTATTAGCGAGCAAGGGCGTCATGCCAGCATTATTAGCATCAGTCGTGTTCATCTCGGTTCAGAGTTTGTTGTGAACCATTCTGTCGTACCAGCAATAGCCGAGGTTGATATTATCAACGACAGTAATGCCGCAGCCGCATTATCGCAGGTGTTAACCCTTGGACTTCGCGATTCTACCGATGAGTACCAACGACAAATAATACAGACGGTATTAATGACCGAACGAGGTAATTTAGCCGCTGTCGCCAGAAGTTTACAGCTGGATAGAAGCAATTTAATTCGCACAATGCGTCGTTTAGGGCTTGATCCTAATGCGGCATATTAA
- the hmpA gene encoding NO-inducible flavohemoprotein — translation MLDTATVKIIKATVPALQIYANDITSHFYPLLFAQHPEVLPFFNQTNQGKGTQPKALANAVIAYGANIDELGNLSAAVSKIVQKHVALGILPDQYDAVGSCLLQAIKTVLGDAATDEVIDAWAKAYGQLANILIEAEETIYSANEQKTGSWRGEREFILVKRVDESSVITSFYFQPFDDKGLPSFEAGQFLTLVFDDIDGVSMRRNYSLSDAAGNDYLRISVKREPNGVVSNHLHNNIQLGDKVKLRAPSGDFTLRKNNKPLILLTGGVGITPAISMLNTEAGSGRDIRFIHAAINSDVHAFKNHVDQLATTHDHIKPLYVYSQPEVHCQPHATGFIDASMIAEQLPADRDVEFYLLGPTGFMKAALAIATGLGVPENQIHYEFFGPSESLTA, via the coding sequence ATGTTAGACACTGCAACTGTTAAAATTATTAAAGCCACCGTTCCGGCTCTGCAAATTTACGCTAATGACATCACCAGCCATTTTTACCCTTTATTGTTTGCCCAGCATCCTGAAGTGTTACCTTTTTTCAATCAAACCAACCAAGGTAAAGGCACACAGCCTAAAGCGTTGGCGAATGCGGTGATTGCTTACGGTGCCAATATTGATGAACTGGGTAATTTAAGCGCCGCAGTGAGTAAAATCGTTCAAAAACATGTGGCATTAGGTATTTTACCTGATCAATATGACGCTGTTGGCAGCTGTTTATTGCAGGCGATTAAAACTGTGCTTGGTGATGCCGCTACAGACGAAGTAATTGACGCATGGGCTAAAGCTTATGGCCAATTAGCCAACATTTTGATTGAAGCAGAAGAAACCATTTATAGTGCGAATGAACAGAAAACCGGTAGCTGGCGTGGGGAGCGTGAGTTTATTTTAGTCAAACGCGTGGATGAAAGCTCAGTTATTACCTCATTCTACTTTCAACCATTTGATGACAAAGGCTTACCAAGTTTTGAAGCTGGCCAATTTCTAACACTGGTATTTGATGATATTGATGGTGTATCAATGCGTCGTAACTACAGCTTATCTGACGCGGCAGGTAATGATTACCTCAGAATTAGCGTCAAGCGTGAACCTAATGGTGTGGTATCAAATCACTTACATAACAATATTCAGTTAGGCGATAAGGTGAAGTTACGCGCACCAAGTGGTGATTTCACCTTACGTAAAAACAACAAGCCATTAATTTTACTTACTGGTGGTGTTGGTATCACTCCAGCCATTAGTATGCTCAATACTGAAGCCGGTTCAGGTCGTGATATTCGCTTTATCCATGCCGCCATTAATAGTGATGTGCACGCGTTTAAAAATCATGTTGATCAACTGGCTACAACTCATGACCACATCAAGCCGCTGTATGTTTACAGCCAACCAGAAGTACATTGCCAGCCTCATGCGACGGGGTTTATTGATGCCTCAATGATTGCTGAACAACTGCCAGCAGACCGTGATGTAGAGTTTTACCTACTTGGGCCTACTGGTTTTATGAAAGCCGCTTTAGCTATCGCCACTGGCTTAGGTGTGCCAGAAAACCAAATTCATTATGAATTCTTCGGCCCATCTGAATCGTTAACAGCTTAA